Proteins encoded in a region of the Halothiobacillus diazotrophicus genome:
- the gltB gene encoding glutamate synthase large subunit, whose protein sequence is MNRAPTAGLYHPSFEKDNCGFGLIAHMNDQPSHKLVSTAIEALARMTHRGGISADGKSGDGCGILLKKPDAFFRAEAARLGFTLNDQYAVGVAFVALDAAAADHVKSTLTDALVSQGLMVAGWRAVPTNPDVLGEISAAQRPDILHVFVNAPAGLTDREFDTKLYIARRIAEKQLVDDPVFYMPSMSAQVISYKGLMMPDDLAGFYLDLQDETLASSQCVFHQRFSTNTFPEWRLAQPFRYLAHNGEINTIRGNRNWALARSAKFASPLIPDMSLVTPLVNTTGSDSSSMDNMLEALLAGGVDMLRAMRIIVPPAWQNIEHMDADLRAFYEYNSMHLEPWDGPAGIVMTDGRTVACAMDRNGLRPARWVITKDGHITLASEIGVWDYDPADVVQKGRVRPGQIVAVDTAKGELLKPNMVDDLMKQRQPYRAWLKAHSLRLVSALDEGKLTSQPFDGETLRQYEKEFLLTFEERDQVLRVLAEDGQEAIGSMGDDAPMAVLSQTQRSLYDYFRQQFAQVTNPPIDPLREAIVMSLETLIGRERNIFAETPEHAHRLQLETPILSEAKFNALLAQKDPDFAHGRISLSYPLHEGLHTAIERVCDEAVALVRSGKVVLVLSDRGIAQDTLPIHALLATGAIHHRLIREGLRTDANLVVETATARDPHHSAVLIGYGATAVYPYLAFETIHAMREANQISAGTSEKLASNYVKGIGKGLKKILSKMGISTIASYRGAQLFEIIGLSDEVVNLCFKDTTSRLQGARFVDLEADQKVLHKEAFTRFKLPRQGGLLKYIDGGEYHAYNPDVVNTLQQAVATGDFDLWKQYSAHVNHRPIASLRDMFELSHDAAPIPLDQVESLESIIRRFDSAGMSLGALSPEAHETLAEAMNRLGARSNSGEGGEDPARYGTAKMSKIKQIASGRFGVTPHYLVNAEVLQIKVAQGAKPGEGGQLPGHKVDETIGRLRYARPGVALISPPPHHDIYSIEDLAQLIFDLKQVNPSALVSVKLVSEPGVGTIAAGVAKAYADLITISGYDGGTGASPLTSVKYAGSPWELGLAEAHQTLRANDLRDKVRLQTDGGLKTGLDVVKAAILGAESFGFGTGPMIALGCKYLRICHLNNCATGVATQNKVLRLEHFKGNVEKVMNYFRFIAMEVRELLAQLGVRSIDDLISRTDLLKRRAAQSEKQANLDLDALVSDGGLISDAATCCVAPHNTPHDQGELAERIVADILPAIEAKQGGEFSYVLRNTNRSMGARISGEIAKRYGNLGMVDAPIHLKFTGIAGQSFGVWNAGGLHMTLEGDANDYVGKGMAGGELVIYPPKGSAFDTHDTPIIGNTCLYGATGGKLFAAGQAGERFAVRNSGACAVIEGCGDHGCEYMTGGIVTILGATGINFGAGMTGGFAYVLDETNDFVDRYNHELIDIHRMQASELEPHRQHLRGILKAHVEKTGSARAAAILEQFDLFLPKFWLIKPKASGLEDLLATLANAA, encoded by the coding sequence ATGAATCGCGCTCCTACCGCCGGCCTGTACCACCCCAGTTTCGAAAAGGACAACTGTGGTTTCGGCCTGATCGCCCACATGAATGATCAACCCAGTCACAAACTGGTGTCGACGGCGATCGAGGCCCTGGCACGCATGACCCATCGCGGCGGCATCTCGGCCGATGGCAAATCCGGTGATGGTTGCGGCATTCTGCTCAAGAAGCCGGACGCCTTCTTCCGGGCCGAAGCGGCCCGTCTCGGGTTCACGCTGAACGACCAATATGCCGTGGGTGTGGCCTTCGTCGCGCTGGACGCCGCAGCGGCCGACCACGTGAAAAGCACCCTGACCGACGCCCTCGTCAGCCAGGGCCTCATGGTTGCCGGCTGGCGGGCCGTGCCCACCAATCCGGACGTCCTCGGCGAGATTTCGGCCGCCCAACGCCCGGACATTCTCCATGTGTTCGTCAACGCCCCGGCGGGTCTCACGGATCGCGAGTTCGACACCAAGCTGTACATTGCCCGGCGCATCGCCGAGAAGCAGCTGGTCGACGACCCGGTGTTCTACATGCCGTCGATGTCCGCCCAGGTCATTTCCTACAAGGGCCTGATGATGCCCGACGATCTGGCCGGCTTCTATCTCGACCTGCAGGATGAAACCCTGGCCTCGTCCCAGTGCGTGTTCCACCAGCGTTTCTCCACCAATACCTTTCCGGAATGGCGCCTGGCGCAGCCCTTCCGCTATCTCGCCCACAACGGCGAGATCAACACGATTCGCGGCAACCGCAACTGGGCCCTGGCCCGTTCAGCCAAGTTCGCCAGCCCGTTGATTCCGGACATGAGCCTCGTCACGCCGCTCGTGAACACCACCGGCTCCGACTCATCCTCCATGGACAACATGCTCGAGGCGCTGCTGGCCGGGGGCGTGGACATGCTGCGCGCCATGCGGATCATCGTGCCGCCGGCCTGGCAGAACATCGAGCATATGGATGCCGATCTGCGTGCCTTCTACGAATACAACTCGATGCACCTCGAACCCTGGGATGGCCCGGCCGGTATCGTCATGACCGACGGCCGTACCGTCGCCTGCGCCATGGACCGCAACGGCCTGCGCCCGGCGCGCTGGGTGATCACCAAGGACGGGCACATCACCCTGGCCTCCGAAATCGGCGTCTGGGATTACGACCCGGCCGACGTGGTACAAAAGGGCCGCGTCCGCCCCGGCCAGATCGTCGCGGTGGACACGGCCAAGGGCGAGCTGCTCAAGCCGAACATGGTCGATGACCTGATGAAGCAGCGCCAGCCTTACCGCGCCTGGCTGAAGGCCCACTCCCTGCGCCTCGTCAGCGCGCTGGACGAGGGCAAACTCACCAGCCAGCCCTTCGATGGCGAGACGCTGCGTCAGTACGAAAAGGAATTCCTGCTCACCTTCGAGGAGCGGGATCAGGTATTGCGCGTCCTGGCGGAAGACGGCCAGGAAGCCATCGGCTCGATGGGCGACGACGCGCCGATGGCGGTACTGTCCCAGACCCAGCGCTCGCTCTACGACTATTTCCGCCAGCAGTTCGCGCAGGTGACCAACCCGCCGATCGACCCGTTGCGCGAAGCCATCGTCATGTCGCTGGAAACCCTGATTGGCCGCGAACGCAACATCTTCGCGGAAACGCCCGAGCACGCGCACCGTCTCCAGCTGGAAACGCCGATTCTGAGCGAAGCGAAGTTCAATGCGCTGCTGGCCCAGAAGGATCCGGATTTCGCTCATGGTCGAATCTCGCTGAGCTATCCCCTGCACGAGGGGCTGCACACGGCCATCGAACGCGTTTGCGACGAAGCCGTGGCTCTGGTGCGCAGCGGGAAGGTCGTGCTGGTGCTCTCCGATCGCGGTATCGCGCAGGACACCCTGCCGATCCACGCACTCCTGGCCACCGGCGCCATCCACCATCGCCTGATTCGCGAAGGCCTGCGCACCGACGCCAACCTCGTCGTCGAAACCGCCACGGCCCGCGATCCGCACCACAGCGCCGTGCTGATCGGCTACGGCGCCACGGCCGTCTACCCCTATCTCGCCTTCGAAACCATCCACGCCATGCGCGAGGCGAACCAGATCAGTGCCGGCACCAGCGAAAAGCTCGCCAGCAACTACGTCAAGGGCATCGGCAAGGGTCTCAAGAAGATCCTCTCCAAGATGGGGATCTCGACCATCGCCAGCTATCGCGGCGCACAACTCTTCGAGATCATCGGCCTGTCCGACGAGGTCGTGAACCTATGCTTCAAGGACACGACCAGCCGCCTGCAGGGCGCGCGCTTCGTGGATCTGGAAGCCGACCAGAAGGTCCTGCACAAGGAAGCCTTCACCCGCTTCAAGCTGCCGCGCCAGGGCGGCCTGCTCAAGTACATCGACGGCGGCGAATATCACGCCTACAACCCGGACGTGGTCAATACGCTGCAACAGGCCGTGGCCACCGGCGATTTCGACCTGTGGAAACAGTACTCGGCGCACGTCAACCATCGTCCGATCGCCTCACTGCGCGATATGTTCGAGCTGAGCCACGACGCCGCGCCGATCCCGCTGGATCAGGTCGAATCCCTCGAATCCATCATCCGCCGGTTCGACTCGGCCGGCATGAGCCTGGGCGCCCTGTCGCCCGAGGCGCATGAAACCCTGGCCGAGGCCATGAATCGTCTGGGCGCCCGCTCCAACTCCGGTGAGGGTGGCGAAGACCCGGCGCGCTACGGCACGGCCAAGATGAGCAAGATCAAGCAGATCGCCTCGGGCCGGTTCGGCGTGACCCCGCACTACCTCGTCAATGCCGAGGTGCTGCAGATCAAGGTCGCCCAGGGTGCGAAGCCAGGCGAAGGCGGTCAGCTGCCGGGCCACAAGGTCGACGAAACCATCGGCCGCTTGCGTTATGCCCGTCCCGGTGTCGCCCTGATTTCCCCGCCGCCGCACCACGACATCTACTCGATTGAGGATTTGGCCCAGCTGATCTTCGACCTGAAGCAGGTCAACCCCTCGGCGCTGGTTTCGGTGAAACTCGTATCCGAACCCGGTGTTGGCACCATCGCCGCGGGGGTCGCCAAGGCCTACGCCGACCTGATCACCATTTCCGGCTACGACGGCGGCACCGGCGCCAGCCCGCTGACCTCCGTCAAGTACGCAGGTTCGCCCTGGGAACTCGGCCTGGCCGAAGCCCACCAGACTCTGCGTGCCAACGATCTGCGCGACAAGGTGCGCCTGCAGACGGACGGCGGCCTCAAAACCGGTCTCGACGTCGTCAAGGCGGCCATCCTGGGTGCGGAAAGCTTCGGTTTCGGCACCGGCCCCATGATCGCGTTGGGCTGCAAGTACCTGCGTATCTGCCACCTGAACAACTGCGCCACCGGCGTCGCCACTCAGAACAAGGTGCTGCGTCTGGAGCACTTTAAGGGCAATGTCGAGAAGGTCATGAACTACTTCCGCTTCATCGCGATGGAAGTTCGTGAATTGCTGGCACAACTCGGTGTCCGCTCCATCGACGACCTGATCAGCCGCACCGATCTGCTCAAGCGCCGTGCTGCCCAGAGCGAGAAGCAGGCCAACCTGGATCTCGACGCACTGGTCTCCGACGGGGGCTTGATTTCCGACGCAGCGACCTGCTGCGTGGCGCCGCATAACACACCCCACGATCAGGGTGAACTCGCCGAACGGATCGTCGCGGACATCCTGCCCGCCATCGAAGCCAAGCAAGGCGGCGAGTTCAGCTACGTGCTGCGCAACACCAACCGCTCCATGGGCGCGCGCATCTCCGGCGAAATCGCCAAACGCTACGGCAACCTCGGCATGGTCGATGCCCCGATCCACCTCAAATTCACCGGTATCGCCGGCCAGAGCTTCGGTGTCTGGAACGCGGGTGGTCTGCACATGACCCTGGAAGGCGATGCCAACGATTACGTCGGCAAGGGCATGGCCGGCGGCGAACTGGTGATCTACCCGCCCAAGGGCAGCGCCTTCGATACCCATGACACCCCGATCATCGGCAACACCTGCCTGTATGGCGCAACCGGCGGCAAGCTGTTCGCCGCCGGACAGGCCGGGGAGCGGTTCGCCGTCCGCAACTCCGGCGCCTGCGCCGTCATCGAGGGCTGTGGCGATCATGGCTGCGAATACATGACGGGCGGCATCGTGACGATCCTGGGTGCCACCGGCATCAACTTCGGGGCCGGGATGACGGGCGGCTTCGCGTATGTGCTGGACGAGACCAACGACTTCGTCGACCGCTACAACCACGAGCTGATCGACATCCACCGGATGCAGGCCTCGGAACTCGAACCGCATCGCCAGCACCTCCGCGGCATCCTGAAGGCGCACGTGGAGAAGACCGGCAGCGCCCGCGCTGCGGCGATCCTGGAGCAGTTCGACCTGTTCCTGCCGAAGTTCTGGCTGATCAAGCCGAAGGCCTCCGGACTGGAAGACCTGCTGGCGACGCTGGCCAACGCCGCCTGA
- a CDS encoding alpha-amylase family glycosyl hydrolase, whose translation MYEQASHALLNEILLELKPEIGNAHLRHFYTRLGANFYAIYSLFHRLYGERPDFKKQMKRLVETLVLRYIERSPTLRKSDLARERDYNWFLNQEWVGMALYCDRFAGDLKGLRTHLPYLQELGINLLHVMPMLDCPPDRSDGGYAVRDFRRIDPHFGTLRDVTSLASALRRRDMLLVLDVVVNHTSDEHEWAQLARAGDKKYQDYYFVFDDREIPDIYEQTMPEIFPETAPGNFTWDEEMGKWVMTVFNTYQWDLNYHNPAVLIEMIDIILYWANKGADILRLDAVAFLWKKIGSVCQNEREAHLLLQLMKDCCQVTAPGVLFIAEAIVAPGEIAKYFGEDAINAKECEIAYNATLMALLWDAVATKNAVLLNQGIKSLPHKLERATWLNYVRCHDDIGLGFGDSDIIASGYDPAPHRRFLIDYFTGRFPYSPARGLPFGENPKTGDSRISGSLASLVGLESALESRNEAAITNAIKTIVLLHSVILSFGGIPLLYYGDAIGTLNSLAYLADPAKADDNRWMNRSHFDWNKASRRHEQGTVEQRIFSALQRMIALRKEVKAFADFDNRQLLSVDNPNLLIFTRSDPYNFNDHVLVICNLNDAPQRLSIDNLRAHGYFLQENMKDLCTGSLLEVAGDTLELPPLSHFWLIE comes from the coding sequence ATGTACGAACAAGCCTCCCATGCCTTGCTGAACGAAATCCTGCTTGAACTGAAACCCGAGATCGGCAACGCGCACCTCCGTCACTTCTACACGCGGCTGGGCGCGAATTTCTATGCGATCTACTCCCTGTTTCACCGGCTCTACGGCGAGCGTCCGGATTTCAAGAAACAGATGAAACGGCTGGTCGAGACCCTCGTCCTGCGGTATATCGAACGCTCGCCCACCCTGCGCAAATCCGATCTGGCCCGTGAACGCGACTACAACTGGTTCCTGAATCAGGAATGGGTCGGCATGGCGCTGTACTGCGATCGCTTTGCAGGCGATCTGAAAGGCCTGCGCACCCATCTCCCCTATCTGCAGGAGCTGGGCATCAACCTGCTGCACGTGATGCCCATGCTCGACTGCCCGCCGGACCGGAGCGACGGCGGCTATGCGGTTCGCGATTTCCGACGCATCGACCCCCACTTCGGCACCCTGCGCGACGTGACTTCCCTGGCCTCGGCCCTGCGGCGCCGCGACATGCTGCTGGTGCTCGACGTCGTCGTCAACCACACCTCGGACGAACACGAATGGGCGCAACTGGCACGCGCCGGCGACAAGAAGTACCAGGACTACTACTTCGTGTTCGACGACCGGGAAATCCCCGACATCTACGAACAGACCATGCCGGAGATCTTCCCGGAAACCGCGCCCGGCAACTTCACCTGGGACGAGGAAATGGGCAAATGGGTGATGACGGTGTTCAACACCTACCAGTGGGACCTGAACTACCACAACCCGGCCGTGTTGATCGAGATGATCGACATCATCCTGTACTGGGCGAACAAGGGCGCCGACATCCTGCGTCTGGACGCCGTCGCCTTCCTCTGGAAAAAGATCGGCAGCGTCTGCCAGAACGAGCGGGAGGCGCATCTGCTGCTGCAACTGATGAAGGACTGCTGCCAGGTCACGGCGCCCGGCGTGCTCTTTATCGCCGAGGCCATCGTCGCGCCGGGCGAGATCGCCAAGTATTTCGGCGAGGATGCGATCAACGCCAAGGAATGCGAGATCGCCTACAACGCCACCCTGATGGCCCTGCTCTGGGATGCGGTGGCAACAAAAAACGCCGTCCTGCTCAATCAGGGCATCAAGAGTCTGCCGCACAAGCTCGAGCGTGCGACCTGGCTCAACTACGTCCGCTGCCACGACGACATCGGTCTCGGTTTCGGCGACAGCGACATCATCGCCTCCGGCTACGATCCGGCCCCGCACCGACGCTTCCTGATCGATTACTTCACGGGGCGATTTCCCTATTCACCCGCGCGCGGACTGCCCTTCGGCGAAAACCCGAAGACCGGCGACTCGCGCATCTCCGGCTCGCTGGCCTCCCTCGTTGGCCTCGAAAGCGCGCTCGAAAGCCGCAACGAGGCGGCGATCACCAATGCCATCAAGACCATCGTGCTGCTGCACAGCGTGATCCTGTCCTTCGGCGGCATCCCGCTGCTGTACTACGGCGACGCCATCGGTACGCTGAACAGCCTCGCCTATCTGGCCGATCCGGCCAAGGCCGACGACAACCGATGGATGAACCGATCCCATTTCGACTGGAACAAGGCCAGTCGCCGTCATGAACAGGGTACGGTGGAGCAGCGCATCTTCAGTGCCCTGCAACGGATGATCGCGCTGCGCAAGGAGGTCAAGGCCTTTGCGGACTTCGACAACCGCCAGCTACTCTCGGTGGACAACCCGAACCTGCTGATCTTCACGCGCAGTGACCCCTACAACTTCAACGACCACGTGCTCGTCATCTGCAATCTCAACGATGCCCCACAGCGCCTCTCCATCGACAACTTGCGGGCGCACGGCTATTTCCTCCAGGAAAACATGAAAGACCTGTGCACGGGATCGCTGCTCGAAGTGGCCGGAGACACCCTGGAACTCCCCCCGCTTTCCCACTTCTGGCTCATCGAGTAG
- a CDS encoding helix-turn-helix transcriptional regulator — MTDVGKDTVDLDTYDTLVCAIYDAANDPALWRAFLERLTEAFRGHGASLRLLDAHSHYPSFSASHGYDDTFTQQYLDYYYQTDISIPILEDADQGTVIARSEFIQDRDYQNSEYFQDFGRRWGINDLLGGYFMKTPSCNARIGVHRPLGEPTFGPEDKQLMSRLMPHLHRAFQISRHIQQIKAQQMASQHAFDHIPFGVVLVDSDGKPVVVNRQAEDMSRKDGGILIRAEGISTGAPQTTQVLRHLIQQATGHENGKSYSGGALSVERARSTLPLSIMVAPLNAGQSVFGRDNEQATAVVFISDPLQEQHVSPEILSILYGLTKAEARLARELALGRTLDEISDRYQLSKHTLRAQLKATFGKTGISRQSELVRLVLGGPATLSLNR; from the coding sequence GTGACTGATGTGGGCAAGGATACGGTCGATCTGGACACCTACGACACGCTCGTGTGCGCCATCTACGACGCCGCCAACGATCCCGCGCTGTGGCGCGCATTTCTCGAACGCCTCACGGAGGCCTTTCGGGGTCATGGCGCCTCACTCCGGCTTCTGGACGCCCATTCCCACTATCCCAGTTTCAGCGCGTCACACGGCTACGATGATACGTTCACCCAGCAGTATCTCGACTACTACTACCAGACGGATATCTCCATTCCCATTCTGGAAGACGCCGACCAAGGGACGGTCATCGCCCGATCCGAATTCATCCAAGACAGGGACTACCAAAACTCCGAGTACTTCCAGGATTTCGGCCGACGGTGGGGCATCAATGACCTGCTCGGCGGCTACTTCATGAAAACCCCGAGCTGCAACGCCCGCATCGGCGTGCACCGCCCCTTGGGAGAGCCCACGTTCGGCCCGGAAGACAAGCAACTGATGTCGCGCTTGATGCCCCATTTGCATCGAGCCTTTCAAATCAGCCGCCACATCCAGCAGATCAAGGCCCAGCAAATGGCCAGTCAACACGCGTTTGACCATATCCCCTTCGGCGTGGTGCTTGTGGATAGCGATGGAAAGCCCGTGGTCGTGAATCGCCAGGCCGAAGACATGAGTCGTAAGGATGGCGGCATTCTCATTCGCGCCGAGGGGATTTCGACCGGCGCCCCCCAAACGACACAGGTGCTTCGCCACCTCATCCAGCAGGCAACGGGGCACGAAAATGGCAAGAGCTACAGCGGCGGCGCCCTTTCCGTCGAACGCGCGCGATCCACGTTACCGCTTTCGATCATGGTCGCCCCCCTGAATGCCGGGCAATCCGTGTTCGGACGGGACAACGAGCAGGCGACCGCCGTCGTCTTCATCAGTGACCCTCTGCAGGAGCAACATGTTTCACCGGAAATCCTGAGCATCCTCTACGGACTCACCAAGGCAGAAGCCCGCCTCGCCCGGGAACTGGCCCTGGGCAGGACCCTGGACGAAATTTCGGACCGGTACCAGCTGAGCAAGCACACCCTCCGCGCCCAACTCAAGGCCACCTTCGGCAAAACGGGCATCAGCCGTCAATCCGAACTCGTCCGGTTGGTGCTCGGCGGGCCCGCCACGCTGAGCCTCAACCGCTAA
- a CDS encoding alpha/beta fold hydrolase yields the protein MKDRANQLFPLRDGRRLGYAEYGDTTGRPLFYFHGIPGSRKELLFDEASLTAQGVRLIVPDRPGYGLSDPLAHRRILDWPDDVAQLADSLNLAQFHVFGFSGGGSFALACAHQLPERVTAVGLLGCVAPLDTPGMHDAVPPALRDMYALAAKAPDALAQHFAPLAAAPEGVLQVLASGAPEPDRAAFADPVLRDRLLTDFTEALCQDAQATAWDLHLIASPWGFDLRRVQQPVHLWHGTLDQNAGPAMGHYLAEILPCCHARFLESEGHYSPFKHMGTILEPLMDQRKGD from the coding sequence ATGAAAGATCGTGCTAACCAACTATTCCCGCTTCGGGATGGACGGCGCTTGGGCTATGCCGAATATGGGGATACGACAGGCAGACCGCTGTTCTACTTCCATGGCATACCGGGCTCGCGCAAGGAGCTTCTGTTCGACGAAGCCAGTCTGACGGCGCAAGGCGTCCGCCTGATTGTGCCCGATCGACCGGGCTATGGTCTTTCGGACCCGCTTGCGCACCGTCGAATCCTGGACTGGCCGGACGACGTCGCCCAATTGGCGGACAGCCTGAATCTGGCGCAGTTTCACGTATTCGGTTTTTCCGGTGGCGGCAGTTTTGCCCTGGCCTGCGCCCACCAACTGCCGGAACGCGTCACTGCGGTAGGGCTGCTCGGTTGCGTGGCGCCCCTGGATACCCCCGGCATGCACGATGCCGTTCCCCCCGCACTTCGCGACATGTACGCGCTGGCCGCCAAGGCGCCGGATGCCCTGGCGCAACACTTTGCGCCCCTTGCGGCTGCACCCGAAGGGGTACTGCAGGTACTGGCCTCGGGCGCACCGGAACCGGATCGTGCCGCCTTTGCCGACCCGGTGCTCCGTGATCGACTCCTGACCGATTTCACCGAAGCCCTGTGCCAGGACGCCCAAGCCACGGCCTGGGACCTGCATCTGATCGCCTCGCCCTGGGGTTTCGACCTCCGCCGGGTCCAGCAGCCCGTCCACCTCTGGCACGGTACCCTGGATCAAAATGCGGGACCCGCCATGGGGCATTATCTGGCCGAAATCCTGCCCTGCTGTCATGCCCGGTTCCTGGAAAGCGAGGGACATTACTCGCCGTTCAAGCACATGGGCACGATCCTGGAGCCGCTCATGGATCAACGGAAGGGTGACTGA